A stretch of Streptococcus chenjunshii DNA encodes these proteins:
- a CDS encoding nuclear transport factor 2 family protein has translation MLNHYSQLLIVLKNQTPLVAIAYIDISGSAAFARADSDGISGYGFTDYFNLLKIQGKWQVVNKMFVSNY, from the coding sequence TTGCTGAATCATTATTCTCAGCTGTTGATAGTTTTGAAAAATCAGACCCCCCTTGTAGCCATTGCTTATATCGATATTTCTGGAAGTGCTGCTTTCGCTCGAGCTGACAGTGACGGTATTAGCGGATATGGATTTACTGATTATTTTAACTTATTGAAAATTCAAGGAAAATGGCAGGTTGTCAATAAAATGTTTGTTTCTAATTACTAA
- a CDS encoding acyltransferase family protein produces MREKWIDTAKGIAILLVIIGHVSGGLEGIWNFSFVYGIHLVIFFVLSGYTSKKKRINGDYVNARFSRLMVPYFYTCLMIMLTDIFNSYIIHHDGSLLTVTRVISEDLIRSFFASGTYTQFGTIELGIKIGAIWFLPAMFFATVLFQAAVNVFDSNETYAGVSLALIAIVGYISARFIWIPFSIQSGMMGAFFMWIGFIIHENKLLSKISWHHYLLAQTVLLLGILFEYCNVNFVTADINDLILSVLVGLAGCLLVYALSLLYKGRMFAYIGQISLTVLCVHLYALEALSAYVNKFLDLLGLEGNPRIWVYIAVEVLSAVVLASAIEKIKSFFSKQKPMLSEKGAGSCKKILAADITKGMLILSVLISSFTIDDNLRGILYSCHAMAFIFLYGCFYKESSTAVKTGMTGLKAFLIPYGFFVLTDLLLNSNRWSLSSVNDRLSQYVLGMSFSKKLFSAPSSVGLVYLILLIFFTALIYTAVDKLFKTDGAKWAVCLILSLFGLLLGKTGYWLPWSLDIACYAIIFYRLGHQFHQKQWLKTAITNPFLYFVLSPIWAYMIYLGGLEPAVRKYEPYGILIIGSLAGTLLVISLAVYISSHLPIVGMLLKIAGESFIILLIVHTVLGDRIGTIAASVFSSSGFAYMILCIMLEGAISIAIKQLMLPLQKTVPAS; encoded by the coding sequence ATGAGGGAAAAGTGGATTGACACTGCAAAAGGGATTGCCATATTGCTGGTCATTATCGGGCATGTGAGCGGAGGACTTGAGGGAATATGGAATTTCAGTTTTGTGTATGGGATACATTTGGTGATATTTTTTGTCCTATCCGGTTATACTTCAAAAAAGAAAAGAATAAATGGTGATTATGTGAATGCGCGCTTTTCCCGTTTAATGGTCCCTTATTTTTACACTTGTTTAATGATAATGCTGACAGATATTTTTAACAGCTATATTATTCATCATGATGGCTCCCTTTTGACCGTAACAAGAGTGATTAGTGAGGATCTTATCAGAAGCTTTTTTGCTTCTGGGACTTACACCCAGTTTGGAACAATTGAACTGGGGATTAAAATTGGAGCGATATGGTTTCTTCCAGCTATGTTTTTCGCTACCGTTCTGTTTCAGGCCGCTGTGAATGTTTTCGATTCAAATGAGACATATGCCGGGGTATCTCTGGCACTTATTGCTATAGTTGGGTATATTTCGGCGCGGTTTATATGGATTCCTTTCAGCATTCAGTCCGGTATGATGGGAGCATTTTTTATGTGGATAGGGTTTATTATCCATGAAAATAAACTGCTTTCAAAGATTAGCTGGCATCATTATCTTTTGGCTCAAACCGTTCTGTTGCTGGGGATTCTTTTTGAATATTGCAATGTCAATTTTGTGACAGCAGATATCAATGACCTGATATTATCGGTTTTAGTTGGTCTGGCTGGGTGCCTGTTAGTATATGCTCTTTCCCTATTATACAAAGGCCGTATGTTCGCATACATCGGACAGATATCTTTGACAGTTTTATGTGTACATTTATATGCACTAGAAGCATTGAGTGCCTATGTTAATAAATTTCTGGATTTATTGGGACTTGAGGGCAATCCCAGAATATGGGTGTATATTGCGGTTGAAGTTCTTTCTGCGGTGGTCCTTGCATCAGCTATCGAAAAAATAAAAAGTTTTTTTTCAAAGCAGAAGCCAATGCTGTCAGAGAAAGGAGCAGGGAGCTGTAAAAAGATTCTTGCGGCAGATATAACCAAAGGGATGCTGATTTTATCAGTGCTGATTAGTTCCTTTACCATTGATGATAATTTACGGGGCATTCTGTACTCTTGTCATGCGATGGCTTTCATATTTCTTTACGGCTGTTTTTATAAAGAGTCAAGCACTGCTGTTAAAACAGGAATGACAGGGTTGAAAGCTTTCCTTATCCCTTACGGGTTCTTTGTTTTGACTGACTTATTGCTCAATAGTAATCGGTGGTCTCTATCTTCTGTTAATGACAGGCTGTCCCAATATGTTTTAGGAATGTCTTTTTCGAAAAAACTATTTTCAGCTCCCTCTTCAGTTGGTTTGGTCTACTTGATTTTACTGATATTTTTTACTGCCCTTATTTATACAGCTGTAGATAAACTGTTTAAAACTGATGGAGCAAAATGGGCTGTTTGCCTCATTCTGTCTCTGTTTGGCCTGCTTCTTGGCAAAACAGGCTATTGGCTGCCTTGGAGCCTTGATATTGCTTGCTATGCCATTATTTTCTATCGTTTAGGCCACCAGTTTCATCAAAAACAATGGCTGAAAACAGCAATAACCAATCCCTTCTTATATTTTGTTCTTTCTCCTATTTGGGCGTATATGATATATCTTGGAGGATTGGAGCCTGCAGTCAGAAAATATGAACCCTATGGAATTCTTATCATAGGTTCTCTTGCTGGCACCCTTTTAGTTATCAGTCTGGCTGTTTACATCAGCAGCCATTTGCCAATTGTTGGAATGCTGCTGAAAATAGCTGGAGAAAGTTTTATCATTCTTCTTATAGTTCATACGGTACTAGGAGACAGAATAGGAACAATAGCGGCTTCTGTATTTAGCTCTTCGGGTTTTGCTTATATGATTTTGTGCATAATGCTTGAAGGAGCTATCTCAATAGCTATTAAGCAATTGATGCTGCCTTTGCAGAAAACTGTTCCCGCCTCCTAA